One Camelina sativa cultivar DH55 chromosome 3, Cs, whole genome shotgun sequence genomic window carries:
- the LOC104772008 gene encoding cytochrome P450 71B2-like, with the protein MEILIYLSWVLLLALFSFVFLKKKNQRLPPGPRGLPIIGILHQFTGIPHKWFHQLSLKHGPVMSLPLGLTTAVVISSSEAAEEVLKTKDVETCTRPQMLGARRLSYNFKDITFAQFTDTWKENRKVSMVELLNFKKLQTFKSLKEEEMDFMVKKISNSALEQSPVDINNISMGLVSHILCRSSLGQNLHTNKFFDEERIIQLVMEGSLATGEFGVADFFPGKLGNFADWLLQRKRVILEKMFKELDDFYQHVIDDHLKSLDGPKGTDPSADIVSGMLNLVDKNGTPGSKRNLDQVKGVLMNLFLGGIDTVAIILIWAMTELIRNPRAMKKAQEEIRSVLGDKREKLTEEDLEKVKYLKLIVKETFRLHPSVPTIPRESMSPITIQGYDIPAKTRMYINVWAIGREAKVWKNPEEFIPERFIDSDVHFKGQHYELLPFGSGRRLCPAVSFASGTIEFGLLNMLYFFDWSLPDGVVAEDIDMGDIGNISFYKKVPLVLVPVKHH; encoded by the exons atggagatctTGATCTATTTGTCGTGGGTTTTGTTGCTTGCcctcttctcctttgtttttctaaagaagaagaatcaacgACTTCCACCGGGCCCTAGAGGTCTTCCGATCATCGGAATCTTGCACCAATTCACAGGAATCCCTCACAAGTGGTTTCATCAGCTGTCACTCAAACACGGACCCGTGATGTCTCTTCCTCTAGGGCTTACGACAGCTGTTGTGATCTCCTCAAGCGAAGCGGCTGAAGAAGTTCTCAAAACCAAAGATGTCGAGACATGTACTCGACCACAGATGTTGGGGGCGAGGAGACTCTCGTATAACTTTAAAGACATCACTTTTGCACAGTTCACTGATACTTGGAAAGAGAACCGTAAAGTCTCGATGGTGGAGCTTTTGAACTTCAAGAAGCTTCAAACTTTTAAGTCTTtaaaggaggaagagatggaTTTCATGGTGAAGAAGATATCCAACTCGGCTTTGGAGCAATCTCCCGTGGATATAAACAACATTTCTATGGGCCTCGTCTCCCACATCTTATGTAGATCATCGTTAGGACAGAACTTGCACACGAACAAGTTTTTCGACGAGGAGAGAATCATACAGCTTGTTATGGAAGGCTCCCTAGCCACAGGTGAATTTGGTGTCGCTGATTTCTTTCCTGGCAAACTAGGAAACTTTGCAGATTGGTTGCTCCAAAGAAAAAGAGTGATACTAGAGAAAATGTTTAAGGAGCTTGATGATTTTTACCAGCATGTGATTGATGATCACTTGAAGTCATTAGATGGACCCAAAGGTACAGATCCTTCTGCCGATATCGTTTCCGGGATGCTGAATTTGGTTGATAAAAATGGAACTCCTGGTTCCAAACGCAATTTGGATCAAGTCAAAGGAGTACTCATG AATCTTTTCCTAGGAGGGATAGATACAGTTGCCATAATTCTGATATGGGCAATGACAGAACTCATTAGAAACCCAAGGGCGATGAAGAAAGCACAAGAGGAGATTCGGTCTGTCCTCGgagacaaaagagagaagctCACGGAAGAAGACCTAGAGAAAGTTAAATACTTGAAGCTCATAGTCAAGGAAACATTCAGATTGCATCCATCAGTTCCAACTATACCTAGAGAATCAATGTCTCCAATAACGATCCAAGGCTATGATATCCCTGCAAAGACGCGGATGTACATCAACGTATGGGCGATTGGACGAGAGGCCAAGGTTTGGAAAAACCCTGAAGAATTCATTCCTGAGCGGTTCATTGATAGTGATGTCCATTTCAAGGGACAACACTATGAGTTGTTACCCTTTGGTTCTGGTCGGAGACTCTGTCCCGCGGTTTCATTTGCCAGCGGTACGATAGAATTTGGGCTCTTGAATATGCTTTACTTCTTTGACTGGAGCTTACCCGATGGTGTGGTCGCCGAAGACATTGATATGGGAGATATTGGAAATATCTCCTTTTACAAGAAAGTACCTCTCGTCCTTGTTCCCGTTAAACACCATTAA